One region of Coregonus clupeaformis isolate EN_2021a chromosome 31, ASM2061545v1, whole genome shotgun sequence genomic DNA includes:
- the LOC121547975 gene encoding urotensin-2 receptor, translating to MLNLSVQAASLSAAYNQAMTTVSMKPLLVLVERIPNATDLPFDSAPSSPEDTAATFTIGCILSLMCLVGVSGNIYTLVVMCHSMRSAASMYIYIINLALADLLYLLTIPFVVCTYFLKGWYFGDAGCRILISMDFLTMHASIFTLTIMSTERYFAVLKPLDTVKRSKSYRKAIAVLVWVASLVLTLPMILRIQMMMVGSKVMCQPTMSPLSYKVYITFLFCTSIVAPGMIIGFLYIGLARTYWISQTETFKQTKKIPNQKVLYLIFTIVLLFWACFLPFWIWQLLGQFHPSIDLSTKAKRNINYLTTCLTYSNSCINPFLYTLLTKNYKEYLRKRQRTCTAGSYFNRRNRFQRSSRRSLSSSSQQCTESFVLTHTPSQRTTHNNSL from the exons CAATGACCACTGTATCCATGAAACCCCTGCTGGTCCTGGTGGAGCGGATCCCCAATGCCACCGACCTGCCTTTTGACTCCGCCCCTTCCTCTCCCGAAGACACCGCTGCCACCTTCACCATAGGCTGTATACTCTCCCTCATGTGTCTGGTCGGCGTTTCCGGAAACATCTACACCCTCGTGGTCATGTGTCACTCCATGCGTTCCGCAGCGTCCATGTATATTTACATCATCAACCTAGCCTTGGCAGATCTGCTCTATCTGTTGACCATTCCGTTTGTGGTCTGCACATACTTCCTGAAAGGTTGGTATTTCGGCGATGCCGGGTGCAGGATTCTGATCAGTATGGATTTCCTGACGATGCACGCCAGCATTTTTACGCTGACCATCATGAGCACGGAGAGGTACTTTGCCGTGCTGAAACCGCTGGACACAGTCAAACGGTCCAAGAGCTACCGCAAAGCAATCGCGGTGCTTGTATGGGTGGCTTCCCTGGTCCTGACTTTACCCATGATCCTCAGGATTCAGATGATGATGGTGGGTAGCAAGGTCATGTGCCAGCCGACCATGTCTCCGCTGTCCTATAAGGTGTACATCACCTTCCTGTTCTGTACCAGCATCGTGGCTCCGGGGATGATCATTGGCTTTCTCTACATCGGGCTGGCTCGCACCTACTGGATCTCTCAGACAGAAACCTTCAAACAGACCAAGAAAATACCAAAccagaag GTCCTCTATCTGATCTTTACCATCGTCCTGCTGTTCTGGGCCTGTTTCCTGCCCTTCTGGATCTGGCAGCTCCTGGGTCAGTTCCACCCCTCCATCGACCTCTCCACCAAGGCCAAGCGCAACATCAACTATCTGACCACCTGCCTCACCTACTCCAACAGCTGCATCAACCCTTTCCTCTACACGCTGCTCACCAAGAACTACAAGGAGTACCTGAGGAAGCGCCAGCGTACCTGCACCGCGGGCAGCTACTTCAACCGGAGGAACCGGTTCCAGCGCTCGTCCAGGAGGTCACTGTCCTCCAGCAGCCAGCAGTGCACGGAGAGCTTCGTGCTCACACACACGCCGTCACAGCGCACCACACACAACAACAGCCTGTGA